The region GCCTGCTCCCAGTGGCTGCTGGGCAGGGGGCGCGGGCCCACAAAACTCATCTGTCCGCGGATGACATTCAGCAATTGGGGCAGTTCATCCAGCTTCCACTTCCGCATGAAGTTTCCGCAAGGCGTGATCCTGGGATCACAGGGCCGGGTGAAGGCAGGTCCGGCGCGGTGCCCGCCGTCGATCATAGTGCGGAACTTCAGGATGTAGAATTCTCGGCCACCCTGGCCGGGACGGCGCTGGCGAAACAAGACCGGCCCGGGAGAAGTCAGCTTCACCACCAGCGCGACCAGCAGCATGAGTGGCAAGAGAAGGATGAGGAGCAAGGTGGCGGCGACGACGTCGAAGGCCCGCTTCCAGGTGGAGTGGTACCAAGTGCATGCAGGGAGAGGGCGTTGCAGCTCAGGCCCGGGCCGGTACGTCTGCTGTCCGTTAGACTTCATTGCTCTCTCAGCGGGCCGGAGTTGCGAAGTACACTACCTTGCCACAAACGGCAGGTGGTGCGCAACCAAGAGGCGGCTTGCGGGCGTTGGCGCGCCGTCTTCCGCTCCGCAGCCCACAGGCAATCTATCGGATGCGTTTTATGACTGCCACGTGACTTTGGGGATGGGTCTTTGGTGCGGTCCTCAGGCCTGGGGAGCGGTAGCTCCCGAGGGCCTAGCGGCGGCAGAGGGGACCCTGCGCTTGCGGCTCAGCAGGTCCTGGTAGAGAAGAGTCATGTCGTGAATCAGGCGGGAGGCCGAGAAACGCTCCAGGGCCAGGGTGCGTCCCACCATGCCCTTGCGGACAGCGCCCTCGGGGTCCTCGGCGATCCGCCGGATGCAGTAGAGCAGGGCGAAGGGGTCTCGGGAGGTCAGAAAACCGTTGGCTGCCTCCTGTCCCAGGCCGTCCGGCAGGTCGCAAAGGGGAGTCGCCGAGAGGTCCGGCACGCCGCCCACACAGGTGGCGACGAAGGGCAGGCCCGCCGCCATGGCTTCGATGAGCGTGGTCGGCGTTCCCTCGTTGCGGGAGGTCAGCAGGGCCAGGTCCGACGCCCTCCACACCGGCGCCATGTCCTGTTGCCATCCCGCCAGGCGGGCGTTGCCGCATCCTCGGATCAGAGACTCCAGTTCCCGCCGTTCCGTTCCGTCGCCCACCACGAGAAAGAAGATCTTCGTTCCGTTGCTGCCGTGTTCCGCTGCTCGGCGAATGACCTGCGCCAGCAATTGCACGTCCTTGACCGGGACCATCCTGCCGGCCCAGCCGACGACCAGGCCCTCCGCTGGCAGCCCGAACCGGCGGCGCGCCTGGGCGCGATCGCCCCGGGAGAACTGCGCCAACTCGAATCCGTTGGGCAACAGCGCGACCTTCTCCTGCGGCACCACGCGGTACTTGGCCCAGAGTTCCTGCCGCTGCGAGTCGGAGATGGCGATTACCTGCGTGGAGATCCGTCCCAGCAGGCGCTCGATGCCGAGGAAGATCCTGCTCTTGAAGCGACCAAAGTACCCGTAGAAGACGTTGCCGTGGTAGGTGTGCACGATGAAGGGGACACCGGCCAGCCAGGCTGCCAAACGGCCCAAGGCGCCGGCCTTGGCGGTATGCGTGTGCACGATGTCCGGACGCTCGCGGCGGAGCAGGCGGAAGATCTTCCAAAAAGCCACGCAGTCCGACCAGGGAGAGATCTTGCGCGACATCTGAGGCACGCGCACTACCCCGCCCTCCGAGGCCAGCAGGTAACTCATGTCCTCCTCGCCCTCGGCCAGGCTGCCCGCGATGAGGCGGGTCTGGAAGGGGCCGGCAAGCCGGGAGTGCAGCAGACACGCCTGGCGCGCCGCTCCTCCCACGTTCAGCCGGCCGATGATGCGGACCACCTTCGGCCGCACTCTTGGACCCGGTGGCGAGGAGGTCGGTGTGCCGTCGGGAATCTCCGGCCTGGAATCGGGCGATGTCATATCCTCGGCTGGTACGTGACTCGATCGGAGAAGGGCGAGGCGAGCCATTGCGCCAGCGTCGGCGCAGTGCGGTCCCGCTCCGACATGGCCGCGGCCTTCACTTCGATCGGCCAGCGAATGCCGATCTGCGGGTCGGCAAGGTAGATTACACTTTCGCCTTTCGGGTTGTAAATTCCTGTGCACTTGTACTGCACCTCGCAGGCGTCCGTCAGCGCACAGAAACCGCGTGCGAAGCCGGAGGGCGCCCAGACCTGCTTCCGGTTCGCTGCGGAGATCTCCAGCCCGTGCCACTGCCCCAGGGTGGGCGAGCCCTTACGGATATCCACCGCCACCACGAAGGCCGCACCGCGGGTCACGCGCATCAGTTTGCCCATGGGTGGGTCCCATTGAAAGTGCAGTCCTCGCAGTACTCCCCGTTTCGAGCACGAGTGATTGTCCTGGGGGAACTCGTCGGGCAGGCCCAGTTCGCGGAAGCGGTCGGCGCGGAAGGTCTCCATAAAGAAGCCGCGGGCATCCTCATACACCTGCGCGGCCACGACCACGATCTCGTTGAGGTGGACTGACTCGATCTCGAAGGGCATCAGCGAGCGGCCTCCTGCGCAGGCGCCCGCC is a window of Terriglobales bacterium DNA encoding:
- a CDS encoding sugar transferase, giving the protein MKSNGQQTYRPGPELQRPLPACTWYHSTWKRAFDVVAATLLLILLLPLMLLVALVVKLTSPGPVLFRQRRPGQGGREFYILKFRTMIDGGHRAGPAFTRPCDPRITPCGNFMRKWKLDELPQLLNVIRGQMSFVGPRPLPSSHWEQAMLLEDAACVLSVRPGITSEVTLNFRNEEQLLSAVGSEEVGHLYLTGILPLKMEMEARALQNGSFGRDLRIMLKTVLRVFRQRGVGEEQVIRERLLGIQAEPYASLREPVQQEEFEPASEPGD
- a CDS encoding glycosyltransferase; its protein translation is MVRIIGRLNVGGAARQACLLHSRLAGPFQTRLIAGSLAEGEEDMSYLLASEGGVVRVPQMSRKISPWSDCVAFWKIFRLLRRERPDIVHTHTAKAGALGRLAAWLAGVPFIVHTYHGNVFYGYFGRFKSRIFLGIERLLGRISTQVIAISDSQRQELWAKYRVVPQEKVALLPNGFELAQFSRGDRAQARRRFGLPAEGLVVGWAGRMVPVKDVQLLAQVIRRAAEHGSNGTKIFFLVVGDGTERRELESLIRGCGNARLAGWQQDMAPVWRASDLALLTSRNEGTPTTLIEAMAAGLPFVATCVGGVPDLSATPLCDLPDGLGQEAANGFLTSRDPFALLYCIRRIAEDPEGAVRKGMVGRTLALERFSASRLIHDMTLLYQDLLSRKRRVPSAAARPSGATAPQA
- the rfbC gene encoding dTDP-4-dehydrorhamnose 3,5-epimerase is translated as MPFEIESVHLNEIVVVAAQVYEDARGFFMETFRADRFRELGLPDEFPQDNHSCSKRGVLRGLHFQWDPPMGKLMRVTRGAAFVVAVDIRKGSPTLGQWHGLEISAANRKQVWAPSGFARGFCALTDACEVQYKCTGIYNPKGESVIYLADPQIGIRWPIEVKAAAMSERDRTAPTLAQWLASPFSDRVTYQPRI